Proteins encoded by one window of Rutidosis leptorrhynchoides isolate AG116_Rl617_1_P2 chromosome 7, CSIRO_AGI_Rlap_v1, whole genome shotgun sequence:
- the LOC139858493 gene encoding uncharacterized protein: MVQFGNSNDIETAAQDAVLREQDIAMQKVILDQREARAASGSNEENSDIFSGHHDPNAIKEHLLKMTTDHRSQMASKLGKPATSEGNMEIGNGYGVPGGGAYYGASRPNTISSGSNGSGQTITEQPRQNPNTDNLPEFLKQKLRARGILKDEQPKNDTAASDNRLNNQVSQSPDIMVPSTLPPGWIESRDPSTGCLFYYHAQSGKSQWEKPVGTSLNTQSPSSSSFLLDDWQEVLDETSGCKYYYNSKTNVSQWEHPGSSQKSAVGQQVNTESGFAANPNLNRQSLEQKKCSGCGGWGLDLVQSWGYCCHCTRVLELPEKQYLSMIAASQSTDDAANSRPRSSTKPPLGKGNKKDSKKRSHAEDDELDPMDPSSYSDAPRGGWVVGLKGVQPRAADTTATGPLFQQRPYPSPGAVLRKNAEAASQRKKPNSNYAPISKRGDGSDGLGEAD, from the exons ATGGTGCAATTTGGAAATTCGAATGATATCGAAACTGCTGCTCAGGATGCCGTGCTACGTGAACAA GATATTGCAATGCAGAAAGTTATACTTGATCAAAG AGAAGCAAGGGCTGCTAGTGGATCAAATGAAGAGAACTCGGACATCTTCTCTGGACATCATGATCCAAATGCTATAAAG GAACATCTATTAAAGATGACAACAGATCATCGTTCTCAGATGGCGTCAAAGCTTGGCAAGCCTGCCACTTCTGAAG GTAATATGGAGATTGGGAATGGGTACGGTGTACCTGGTGGAGGTGCTTATTATGGTGCTTCAAGACCCAACACTATTTCGTCTG GAAGCAATGGATCTGGTCAAACCATTACTGAACAGCCTAGACAGAACCCTAATACCGATAATCTGCCAGAGTTCCTCAAGCAAAAGTTGAGAGCTCGAGGAATTCTAAAAGACGAGCAACCTAAGAATGATACGGCTGCGTCTGATAAT AGGTTAAACAATCAAGTCAGTCAATCACCTGACATCATGGTGCCATCGACATTACCTCCTGGTTGG ATTGAATCGCGGGACCCATCAACTGGCTGTTTGTTCTATTATCATGCACAGTCTGGAAAAAGTCAATGGGAAAAACCAGTCGGTACTTCGTTGAACAcacaatcaccatcatcatcatcttttcttctAGATGACTGGCAAGAGGTACTGGATGAGACAAGCG gtTGTAAGTATTACTACAACTCAAAAACCAATGTGTCACAGTGGGAACACCCCGGTTCATCACAGAAATCTGCCGTTGGTCAACAAGTTAACACAGAGTCAGGATTTGCTGCTAATCCCAATCTCAATCGTCAATCATTAGAACAGAAGAAATGCTCCGGATGCGGTGGTTGGGGATTAGACCTTGTACAATCATGGGGTTATTGTTGCCACTGCACAAG GGTTCTCGAACTTCCAGAAAAGCAATACTTGTCTATGATCGCAGCAAGCCAGTCCACCGATGACGCGGCTAATTCTAGGCCAAG GTCAAGCACTAAACCTCCATTAGGAAAAGGAAACAAAAAAGACAGCAAGAAGCGTTCACATGCTGAGGATGACGAGTTGGATCCAATGGATCCAAGTTCATATTCGGATGCTCCTCGTGGTGGCTG GGTGGTTGGTCTGAAAGGAGTACAACCACGAGCAGCGGATACTACTGCAACG GGTCCTCTGTTTCAGCAACGACCGTATCCATCACCTGGTGCGGTTTTACGGAAAAACGCTGAAGCCGCTTCGCAGAGAAAGAAACCTAATTCAAATTATGCCCCAATATCCAAAAGAGGAGATGGAAGTGATGGCCTTGGAGAAGCTGATTGA